The region AAATGAAGAGTTAACAAAAACTAAAAAGAAATTAGAAGCTTCTATAAAAGATTTTGAAATACTTATAAACTCAGTAACAGAAGCAATTTTTATTTTTGAAAATGATGTATGTATAGATGCAAATGATATCGCACACAAAATGTATGGATATAATTCAAAAGATGAAATTATAGGAAAAAATATAAAAGATTTTGTCCCTAAAGAGACATATAAAAAAATAAAAGAAAGAAAACGTGAAGATGATTCAAATATTTATGAATCAAAAGGTATAAAAAAAGATGGAACAATAATCGATGTTTTATCAAAAGGTACAAATGCCATGATCAATTCAAAAAAAGTAAGAATATCTGCTATTGTAGATATTTCAGAAACTAAACAAAAAGAGCAATTATTATTTCAACAATCAAAAATGGCTTCTATGGGACAAATGCTAGAAAATATTGCTCACCAATGGAGACAACCATTAAGCTTAATAAGTTCAATATCAACTGCTATTGAGTTAAAAAAAGATTTAGATATTTCAACTATTGAAGATGAGAGAAAAGAACTTAAAAAAATCAATTCAACTGCACAACACCTTTCTGAAACTATTGAGGATTTTAGAAACTTCTTTAAATCTGATAAGAAAAAAGTTGAATTTTCTATTTTAAAATCGATTGATAAATCATTAGAGTTGGTTGAAGGTATACTTAAAAACAATTCAATTACTGTAGTATTTGAAAACGTTGATGATGCAATGATAAAAAGTTATGAAAATGAATTTACTCAGGCATTAGTAAATATATTTTACAATGCAAAAGATGCCTTTGAAAAACAAGAAAAAGAAAGATATATTTTTATTGATTTACAAAAAGAAAAAGATATATTTATATTAAAAATAAAAGACAATGCTAAAGGGATAGAAGAATCAATAATTAAAAATATTTTTGAACCATACTTTACTACAAAACATCAGTCACAAGGCACTGGAATAGGTCTTTATATGACTCAAATGATTGTTGAAAAACATATGAGAGGAAAAATAGAAGTAGAGAATATAAGTTATACATATAAAAACAAAAAATACTCCGGAGCACAATTTACTTTTAAACTACCTGTTTAAACCATATTTGACATGTCATTTACCTTTTACTTAAATTTAGATATAATCTTACGATTTTATAAACTAGGAAATTCTAATTGGATAAAAAGAATAATATAATTTTAATAGGTTTTATGGGTGTTGGAAAAGGTACAATAGCTAGAGCTTTAGTTAAAGCAACAGATTATTTTGCAATAGATACTGATGATTTAATTGAAAGTGTTGAAAATAAAAAAATTAAAAAGATTTTTAAAGAAGAGGGTGAACCTTATTTTAGAAGTTTAGAAAAAAAATGTGCTTTATGGCTTGAAAAAAATGTAGATAATACTATTATTTCTACAGGTGGAGGTTTCTTTAGACAAGAAAATATCCACAGTATAGGAAAAGTGATATATTTAGAATCAAGTTTTGAGGGCATATTAAATAGAATACACTCTTCACCAAATGCAAAAGTAAAATTAAAAAAAAGACCTCTTTTATCAAATTTAGAAGAAGCAAAAACTATATATGAACAAAGAATTGAAGATTATGAAAAAGTAGCTGATATTACAGTAGATGTAGAAAATAGAGATATAGATGATATTATAAAAGATATATTAGGAAATATACAATGAAGATAATTAATACAAAAGATGCAAGTTTTAGTAAAGAGTTTGAAAATATCTTAAGTAGAGCAAAAACTGATATCAAAGGTGTATCAGCGATTGTTACAGGAATAATTGATGAGATTGTTCAAGATGGTAATGAAGCTTTAAAAGCACATATTGAGAAGTTTGATAAGTGGGAAGTAAAAAGTGATGATGAACTTATGATATCTCAAGAAGATATGAAAAAAGCATATGATAATATTGACGAAAATCTAAAAAAAGCATTACATACTGCTTATGATAGAATTAAAACTTACCATGAAAAACAACTTCCAAAATCATGGGTAGATTTTGAAAAAAATGGAACAATTTTAGGACAAAAAGTAACTCCTGTTGATAGGGCTGGACTTTATATTCCTGGTGGAAAAGCTGCATATCCAAGTTCTCTTTTAATGAATGCTATTCCAGCAATTGTTGCAG is a window of Halarcobacter sp. DNA encoding:
- a CDS encoding shikimate kinase; amino-acid sequence: MGVGKGTIARALVKATDYFAIDTDDLIESVENKKIKKIFKEEGEPYFRSLEKKCALWLEKNVDNTIISTGGGFFRQENIHSIGKVIYLESSFEGILNRIHSSPNAKVKLKKRPLLSNLEEAKTIYEQRIEDYEKVADITVDVENRDIDDIIKDILGNIQ